In Pedobacter sp. WC2423, the following are encoded in one genomic region:
- a CDS encoding recombinase family protein, whose amino-acid sequence MRKARKEGRWMASAPIGYKNITTEGGKKMIVPKEPQATLIKHAFEKIATGMFSTEQIWKVSKANGLKCCKNNFLVTMRNPVYYGKIFIPKYKDEESQLATGLHQPLISEKLYKEVQDVMDGRKQKQGIKIFSPDELPLRIRTARELLLKGDLDGADYKTVKIECEEQVGRLEIKLFDVSSPKINIENQLENAVNVLLNLDLLYKNGEIGLKREIIGSIFPEKLSFDGVQHRTTRVNEAVSIICLISSKLYSKKKWANDVETCLPTRVGHDGLEPSTKRL is encoded by the coding sequence ATGCGTAAAGCTAGAAAAGAAGGGCGCTGGATGGCATCAGCACCAATTGGTTATAAAAATATAACTACTGAAGGTGGAAAAAAGATGATTGTCCCCAAAGAGCCACAAGCTACGTTAATAAAACACGCCTTTGAAAAAATAGCTACAGGAATGTTTTCTACAGAGCAAATTTGGAAAGTATCGAAAGCAAATGGACTAAAATGCTGTAAAAACAATTTTCTAGTTACAATGCGTAATCCGGTTTATTATGGTAAAATCTTTATACCAAAATATAAAGATGAAGAAAGCCAGCTTGCAACTGGACTACATCAACCACTAATCTCTGAAAAATTATATAAAGAGGTACAGGATGTCATGGATGGAAGAAAGCAAAAGCAGGGAATTAAAATATTCTCCCCCGATGAACTGCCATTACGTATTAGAACTGCGAGGGAATTATTATTAAAAGGGGATTTAGATGGTGCCGATTACAAAACTGTCAAAATTGAATGTGAGGAACAAGTAGGTAGATTGGAAATTAAACTGTTTGATGTATCAAGTCCGAAAATCAATATAGAAAATCAACTTGAAAATGCAGTAAATGTGCTTTTAAACCTGGATTTACTATACAAAAACGGCGAAATAGGGCTTAAAAGAGAAATAATTGGTTCGATCTTCCCTGAAAAATTGAGCTTCGACGGAGTGCAACATCGAACCACTAGAGTTAATGAAGCCGTATCAATTATATGCTTGATTTCCAGCAAATTATACAGCAAAAAAAAGTGGGCAAACGACGTCGAAACGTGTTTGCCCACTAGGGTGGGCCATGATGGGCTCGAACCATCGACCAAAAGATTATGA
- a CDS encoding catalase codes for MEETNKPTRKLTTASGRPYAEHENSQSVGRRGPLLLQDFVLHEKMAHFNRERIPERVVHAKGTGAYGTLTITHDISKYTKAKIFNQIGNTCKMFLRFSTVGGEKGSADSERDPRGFALKFYTEDGNWDLVGNNTPVFFIKDPKKFSDFIHTQKREPRTNLKSPTMMWDFWSLNPESLHQVMILMSDRGTPFSYRHMDGFGSHTYSMINADNERVWVKFHFKTQQGIKNFTGPEADAMRTQDMDHSQRDLVEAIDNKEFPKWTMKIQVMTEEEAKTFRWNPFDLSKVWPHGEFPLIEVGEIELNQIPRNYFAHVEQAAFAPSNLVDGIGFSPDKMLQGRILSYADAHRHRLGVNYEQIPVNACPFMVNNYHRDGQMRVDDNGNEEPNYYPNSFGDVIPDESYKEPAWELESNVADWFDRNEGPGDHDHYTQPGDLYRKVMSDADRKNLISNIVGAMSGISGRRRDQIINLQLCHWFRADIGLGMAIAGGLGIDASQAMQQQKH; via the coding sequence ATGGAAGAAACGAATAAACCAACACGTAAACTAACTACTGCATCCGGCAGACCTTATGCTGAACATGAAAATAGTCAGTCTGTAGGCAGAAGAGGTCCTTTATTACTACAAGACTTTGTCTTACATGAAAAAATGGCCCACTTTAACCGGGAACGTATCCCCGAAAGAGTGGTACATGCCAAAGGAACAGGTGCATATGGTACGTTGACGATCACCCATGATATATCAAAGTATACAAAAGCAAAGATTTTCAATCAGATTGGCAATACCTGTAAGATGTTTTTACGTTTCTCTACTGTAGGTGGCGAAAAAGGAAGTGCCGACTCTGAAAGAGACCCTCGTGGCTTTGCACTTAAATTTTATACAGAAGACGGTAACTGGGATTTAGTAGGCAACAATACGCCTGTTTTCTTTATCAAAGACCCGAAGAAATTCAGTGACTTTATTCATACGCAGAAACGCGAACCAAGAACTAACCTGAAAAGCCCGACAATGATGTGGGATTTCTGGTCATTGAACCCTGAAAGCCTTCACCAGGTAATGATCCTGATGTCTGACAGAGGTACACCGTTCTCTTATCGCCATATGGATGGATTTGGTAGCCATACTTATTCAATGATCAATGCTGATAATGAGCGCGTATGGGTTAAATTCCATTTTAAAACACAACAGGGAATTAAAAACTTTACAGGTCCTGAAGCGGATGCGATGCGTACACAGGATATGGATCACTCGCAACGTGATTTAGTAGAAGCAATCGACAACAAAGAATTCCCAAAATGGACGATGAAAATTCAGGTGATGACAGAAGAAGAGGCAAAAACCTTCAGATGGAATCCATTCGATCTTTCTAAAGTATGGCCACATGGTGAATTTCCATTGATAGAAGTAGGTGAAATTGAATTAAATCAAATTCCAAGAAACTATTTCGCACATGTGGAACAGGCAGCTTTCGCCCCTTCTAATCTGGTTGACGGAATTGGTTTCTCTCCTGATAAGATGTTACAGGGCCGTATATTATCTTATGCAGATGCACATCGTCATCGTTTAGGCGTAAACTATGAACAAATCCCTGTAAATGCATGCCCTTTCATGGTTAATAATTATCACCGTGACGGACAGATGCGTGTAGATGACAACGGAAATGAGGAACCTAATTACTATCCAAATAGCTTTGGCGATGTAATTCCTGATGAAAGTTATAAAGAACCAGCATGGGAATTAGAATCTAACGTGGCCGACTGGTTTGACAGAAACGAAGGCCCTGGTGATCATGACCATTATACTCAGCCAGGCGATCTGTACCGCAAAGTAATGAGTGATGCCGACCGTAAAAATTTAATCAGCAATATTGTTGGTGCAATGAGCGGCATTAGCGGCCGCAGAAGAGATCAGATCATCAACCTGCAACTTTGCCATTGGTTCAGAGCCGATATAGGCTTAGGGATGGCGATTGCAGGCGGATTAGGCATTGACGCCAGTCAAGCGATGCAACAACAAAAGCATTAA
- a CDS encoding sterol desaturase family protein has translation MLNDPRNITLSLLFGLLIVISIVEMYISYMHDRKLYAKRDTWTNVYLMGLAFLINISTKTATFFLLNYCYQFRLFEIKNIFVYWIVLVFTQDLLYWILHTSGHYIRFFWAMHVTHHSSPLFNLTTGFRSTVFEPLYRVFFYLPLAFMGFSAIDILFAYLATQLYGNLVHTQAIGKLHPIIEYLLVTPSHHRVHHASNIRYLDKNMGMVLIIWDRMFGTFQEELPEDEIVYGLTHQPEDTGLVNTVFHEFKAMTADVKRAPGFKNKLGYVFNPPGWSHDGSTQVAKVMQQEFKEAEQRRKLPVQPH, from the coding sequence ATGCTAAATGATCCTAGAAATATAACACTTTCCCTGTTGTTCGGCCTGCTGATTGTCATTTCCATTGTGGAAATGTACATCAGTTACATGCACGACAGAAAGTTATATGCCAAAAGAGATACGTGGACAAACGTATACCTGATGGGCCTGGCCTTTTTAATCAATATATCGACTAAAACCGCTACGTTCTTTTTATTGAATTACTGTTATCAGTTCCGCCTGTTCGAAATCAAAAATATTTTTGTTTACTGGATCGTACTGGTATTTACACAAGACCTGCTGTATTGGATATTACATACTTCAGGTCATTATATCAGGTTTTTCTGGGCAATGCATGTGACACATCATTCCTCACCCCTGTTTAACCTGACTACAGGATTCCGGTCTACGGTTTTTGAGCCGCTATACCGGGTATTTTTTTATTTGCCACTTGCATTTATGGGTTTCTCCGCAATAGACATCCTTTTTGCCTACCTGGCTACGCAATTGTATGGAAATCTGGTGCATACACAGGCAATTGGAAAATTACATCCGATCATAGAATATTTGCTGGTTACCCCATCTCACCACAGGGTACATCATGCCAGCAATATCCGCTATCTGGATAAAAATATGGGTATGGTGTTAATTATCTGGGACAGGATGTTTGGTACTTTCCAGGAAGAACTACCTGAAGATGAAATTGTTTATGGTTTAACTCACCAACCAGAGGACACAGGATTGGTGAATACTGTTTTTCATGAATTCAAAGCCATGACGGCAGATGTGAAACGTGCTCCGGGTTTTAAAAATAAACTGGGCTATGTGTTTAATCCTCCGGGATGGAGCCACGATGGCAGTACTCAAGTTGCAAAAGTGATGCAACAAGAGTTCAAAGAAGCTGAGCAACGCAGAAAATTGCCGGTTCAACCTCATTAA
- the aroB gene encoding 3-dehydroquinate synthase has translation MNKLESAGHHIYFDTRLAPLAEIIENGKYSNIFVFADRNTAELCLPVFREMLDDFSGFDLIETDPGEENKNIDFCIGIWKTLLDFGADRKCLVINLGGGVITDMGGFVASTYKRGVDFINIPTTLLSQVDASVGGKTGIDIDNVKNMVGTFSLPQAVFIEAEFLKTVPQRELLSGFAEMIKHGLIVDKEYYHQLKASDYKNITTAAIHRSVEIKNEVVTADPHEKGLRKILNFGHTIGHAVESYSLSKDKKPLTHGEAIAIGMICEAYLSHKNSTLTAEELEEIRQYISKVYPAYKIKEKSFAQLSVFMQSDKKNEHGNVLFSLLQSIGKCTYNCRVSESDIVGSLEYYNLTYAK, from the coding sequence ATGAATAAACTGGAAAGTGCTGGTCACCATATATATTTTGATACCAGGTTAGCGCCCTTAGCAGAAATCATTGAAAACGGAAAGTACAGCAATATATTTGTTTTCGCAGACCGCAATACGGCAGAGCTTTGTTTGCCTGTGTTCAGAGAGATGCTGGATGATTTTAGCGGATTTGACCTGATTGAGACTGATCCGGGAGAAGAGAACAAAAACATCGATTTTTGTATTGGTATCTGGAAAACTTTACTTGATTTTGGCGCAGACCGCAAATGCCTGGTTATTAACCTTGGTGGCGGTGTGATTACGGATATGGGTGGTTTTGTAGCTTCTACATACAAACGCGGGGTAGATTTCATCAATATCCCTACAACGTTGCTTTCGCAGGTTGACGCTTCTGTGGGCGGGAAAACTGGTATTGACATCGATAATGTAAAAAACATGGTCGGTACTTTCAGTTTACCACAAGCCGTATTTATTGAAGCAGAATTTTTGAAAACAGTACCACAAAGGGAATTGCTTTCAGGATTCGCGGAAATGATTAAACACGGATTAATTGTGGATAAGGAATACTATCATCAGTTGAAGGCTTCTGACTATAAAAACATAACAACAGCGGCTATACACCGTTCGGTAGAGATTAAAAATGAGGTGGTAACCGCTGATCCGCACGAAAAGGGCTTACGTAAGATCTTAAACTTTGGTCATACCATCGGTCATGCTGTAGAGAGTTATTCTTTGAGCAAAGATAAAAAGCCATTGACTCATGGAGAAGCAATTGCTATCGGAATGATATGTGAAGCTTATCTTTCTCATAAAAACAGTACCCTTACCGCAGAAGAGCTGGAAGAAATACGTCAGTATATTTCCAAAGTATACCCTGCTTATAAAATTAAAGAAAAATCGTTCGCCCAACTTTCTGTATTCATGCAGAGCGATAAGAAAAATGAACATGGAAATGTGCTGTTTTCGTTATTGCAAAGCATTGGAAAATGTACTTACAACTGTAGAGTTTCAGAAAGCGACATCGTCGGAAGTTTGGAATATTACAATTTAACTTATGCTAAATGA
- a CDS encoding proline dehydrogenase family protein, whose amino-acid sequence MQVSPGKKLNFDNTEIAFRNKSKSELNSAYWLFKIMSSNFLTQVGPPVTNLFLNIGLPVQGIIKSTIFKQFCGGETIAECERTIGLLADGKVGTILDYSVEGEEEEHVFDFTCAEIIRTIDRAAGDKRVPITVFKVTGIGRFALLEKLDAKAELSIEEKAEFEKVKNRCERICRTAFEKNVPVMIDAEETWIQDTIDALALDMMILFNKEKLIVYNTYQLYRHDKLAHLKADHLVAKEAGFILGAKIVRGAYMEKERKRAAERGYPSPIQPDKETTDRDYNAAITYCAAHVEQIGVVCGTHNEASSKLLAELLDTNQISHSHPHVYFAQLLGMSDNLSFNLSDAGYNVAKYVPYGPVKAVMPYLFRRAQENTSVAGQTSRELGLIAREKQRRNG is encoded by the coding sequence ATGCAAGTATCCCCAGGGAAAAAACTAAATTTTGACAATACGGAGATAGCTTTTCGTAATAAATCAAAATCAGAACTAAACAGCGCATACTGGTTATTCAAAATAATGAGTAGCAATTTTTTGACCCAGGTGGGCCCGCCTGTGACAAATTTATTTTTAAACATCGGTTTACCGGTTCAGGGCATTATCAAATCTACCATCTTCAAACAGTTTTGCGGTGGAGAGACCATTGCAGAGTGTGAGCGCACTATCGGTCTGCTGGCTGATGGAAAAGTAGGTACAATCTTAGATTATTCTGTAGAGGGAGAAGAAGAGGAGCACGTATTTGATTTTACCTGTGCAGAGATCATCAGAACAATCGACCGGGCTGCGGGAGACAAACGTGTACCAATTACTGTTTTTAAAGTAACAGGTATCGGGCGTTTCGCCTTACTGGAAAAATTAGATGCTAAAGCTGAGCTATCAATTGAAGAGAAAGCGGAGTTTGAAAAAGTAAAAAATCGTTGTGAGCGAATTTGCAGAACAGCATTTGAAAAAAATGTACCTGTCATGATTGATGCAGAAGAAACCTGGATTCAGGACACGATCGATGCATTAGCTTTAGATATGATGATCCTGTTTAATAAAGAGAAGCTGATCGTTTACAATACTTATCAATTATATCGTCATGATAAGCTTGCACATTTAAAAGCGGATCACCTGGTTGCTAAAGAAGCAGGATTTATTTTAGGTGCTAAAATTGTTCGTGGTGCTTATATGGAAAAAGAGCGTAAAAGAGCAGCCGAAAGAGGTTACCCTTCTCCGATTCAGCCAGATAAGGAAACCACAGACCGGGATTATAACGCAGCTATTACTTACTGCGCAGCCCATGTAGAGCAGATTGGTGTAGTTTGTGGTACGCATAATGAAGCTAGTAGCAAATTATTGGCAGAGTTGCTGGATACCAATCAAATTAGTCATAGTCACCCACATGTTTATTTCGCACAGTTATTAGGAATGAGCGATAACCTGAGTTTCAATTTATCTGATGCAGGATATAATGTAGCTAAATATGTACCTTACGGGCCAGTTAAAGCTGTTATGCCATATTTATTCAGACGTGCACAAGAGAATACCTCTGTTGCCGGACAAACGAGCAGAGAGCTTGGCCTGATTGCGAGAGAAAAGCAAAGAAGAAACGGGTAA
- a CDS encoding RNA-binding S4 domain-containing protein has product MIEFKLEGEFIPLISLLKATGLVQSGGEAQTVVEDGLVKYNGNVDYRKRLKVRIGDVVDFMGNQIKIV; this is encoded by the coding sequence ATGATAGAATTTAAATTAGAAGGCGAATTTATTCCCCTTATTTCTTTGTTAAAAGCTACCGGACTTGTTCAAAGTGGCGGCGAAGCGCAAACAGTAGTAGAAGATGGTCTGGTGAAGTATAACGGCAATGTAGATTACCGCAAACGTTTAAAAGTACGTATCGGTGATGTTGTTGATTTTATGGGTAACCAAATTAAAATAGTATAA
- a CDS encoding Mpo1-like protein, protein MNNNQQMPDHKYKTLKEFYPFYLQEHQNTTNRILHFIGTALIGLCFITAMLFHAFVFFALIPVVGYGFAWAGHFFFEKNKPATFKYPLFSLASDFLLFGDLMMGRQPFKVK, encoded by the coding sequence ATGAACAATAATCAACAAATGCCCGATCATAAATACAAAACATTAAAAGAGTTTTACCCATTTTACCTGCAAGAACATCAGAATACCACAAACAGGATACTACACTTTATAGGAACAGCGCTTATTGGACTCTGTTTTATTACAGCCATGCTTTTCCATGCCTTTGTCTTCTTCGCATTAATACCAGTTGTCGGTTATGGTTTTGCGTGGGCAGGACACTTCTTTTTTGAGAAAAACAAACCTGCCACCTTCAAATATCCATTGTTTAGCCTCGCAAGTGATTTTTTATTATTCGGTGACTTGATGATGGGCAGACAGCCCTTCAAAGTTAAATAG
- a CDS encoding HAD family hydrolase produces the protein MQKIKNIIFDYGNVIFEIDFRITQNSLKQLGIPNIETFFGHSGHHNIFNELETGAITPAQFRDGIREITQNPALTDQQIDAAWNSLLIGVLPETHKVLLEARKNYRTFLLSNTNQIHYDYIMDYLQKEHNVPNNDHLFEKAYYSQLMKFRKPHVEIFEQVIQENNLNPAETLFIDDTPGHLEGAKKAGLQTLLMTEKPENLGAFLKSNGILI, from the coding sequence ATGCAAAAAATTAAGAATATAATCTTCGATTACGGAAATGTCATCTTTGAAATTGACTTCAGAATCACACAAAACTCTCTTAAACAACTAGGTATACCAAATATAGAAACTTTTTTCGGGCATTCAGGGCATCATAATATATTTAACGAATTAGAGACCGGAGCCATCACTCCTGCCCAATTCAGAGACGGAATCAGAGAAATAACACAAAATCCAGCATTGACTGATCAGCAAATTGATGCTGCGTGGAACAGTTTATTAATCGGTGTACTTCCTGAAACGCATAAAGTACTGCTCGAAGCCAGGAAAAATTACCGGACCTTTCTATTGAGCAATACCAACCAGATCCATTACGACTACATCATGGATTATCTTCAAAAAGAACATAACGTACCCAACAATGATCACCTGTTTGAGAAAGCCTATTACTCTCAGCTGATGAAATTTCGCAAGCCGCACGTAGAAATATTTGAACAAGTTATTCAGGAAAACAATCTTAATCCCGCAGAAACGTTATTTATTGACGACACCCCAGGTCATTTGGAAGGTGCGAAGAAAGCAGGATTACAAACCTTACTCATGACAGAAAAACCAGAAAACCTCGGTGCATTTTTAAAAAGTAATGGTATATTAATATAG